In the genome of Neodiprion fabricii isolate iyNeoFabr1 chromosome 4, iyNeoFabr1.1, whole genome shotgun sequence, the window CGTAATCTTCTCAACTGTTATTTCAAGTCTTTGTTTCCTATGAgaattcagattttttaaatgatttcaTTCATGAATATAGCGATGATATTCAATGTCGTCGGTAAACGAAAAATTTGCTCAACTgcagatgaagaaaaaatgcgTTACCAAATAGCATACGATATTAGGGTTTTACAATTTAAAAAGTATCAAATTTTAGTTTTAAATGATAAGTAGCAAAATGCATTAGTCTTTCCATCTGCATCACTTTACGTATCAAAATCTTAAATATACTTTAAATATAGAGCAAACAAATTTGATATAAATTCCCAAACAGCCAATATTAATAGTAAGTACAACTAGTAGTACGTGCAGTGTTATaagaatcaaataaaaatcataaaaactTGATTTTACCGAAGTATTGACAATTCTCTGGTGAATGATAAAATTGGATTATAACAGTAtgattgattttcttttaaaaaaaagtgaaaaaatgtatttaaattaaataaatcaaagtaaataataatgtttCAGAGTACTGTCTCGTTAAATGAATGTCCTGTCAGTATTGATTCATTCAACCAGCTTTAATTATGACTCGACTAGATGCATGGCTGGATATAATATCTAATTACTGTATTTCAAAACGTGACATACAAAGTTAAGTGATTGGCGCACTTCTTACAGCAAACCTTCGTTTGAGTCATATGTTAAATACACATGttgtaaattcaatgaaaaaattctaaaaaccGTGCACCAAGTATCAGtgcaaattttccatttcatgAAATCATTGCTGCCgctattgaaaaataatcattatcaTATTCTTTGAATAGAATtatgtcgagaaaaaaaaatgctcatACAtgtaaatgagaaaatttaaactgAGATGAGCAGGTCTGAGAATGATTAGAGAAGAAAATGTTAATCTCAATCAAAAGTGTAAATCTAGCTCCGTATAATTAGTGCAATATACGTAAGTACATATAGTCATGAATGAATGTCAACATCATTTATGGATGCAGATTTAAATCTTACTGATATGTGATCAAACCCTAACACCTACAATAAATAATGGTACATAGCATACCCCGGAGATTAAGTTAATCTTGCATTAAAATTCACAAGCCGTGTGATTTGCATGAGGCTTTTGAGAGCATTTCAGTAATCATCAAtgtttgacgttaataatatCAGATAAGCAGCAACTAATTTACACTTTGATACTACATGTGACTAGTTCTGCGATTTTTGTTAAGAACTTCAATTTATCGAGGTTAGTATGGAGccgggataaaatttttatatcatttcGATCTACAGATCGTGTGCGTGTGACATTTTTATAAGATGTCTCAGCTACCATTTTGTAAATCTCATCCAATATATTTTGGATATGGTAGGTAGTTTTactataatataaatattacaaataatgctagtttaaaattattcctcATCAAAAGTAGGTATGTACGCATTAAAGCATCATATACAAGCGATAATGTACAGCTACAGATTATTAGTTGATCTCCTAGGAATATGTAATAtcttgtttataaaaatttacttagTAACACTTCACACGggtaatgttaaaaaaatacaaaataaaattataagttgtgagaagcattttttttcttcttaataaATTGACACGCTGAATATGATGTGACATATTTGGAAAATACGTAAATTACATATTGCATTCCTTAATTGAAAGCAGTAATATTTTGTTACACAGAAAGTGATACCCTTATTGCTAATTAACACTGACTATAACAAGAAAAGATTCCAGACAAATAAATTAGACTGCAAAAAGAATTTGTACCTACCGAGAAATGCCTTTGAAGGATACTAACTTTGCGAAAAAACATTAGTTACTTTGACAAAAATACTCATAAAATTCCATAGAGCTCTTTAACGTTCGGTGATCCAATTTGTAAAAACCctccaaattttttactattttactACGGCCGTGTATCATTCAAAAGTCAAAGTAATATAACATCATCAAATCGACTGTGATTGTAAGATTCTCTATTCATACGTTTGTTGTACGAAAGTAAGTGAACGGAATTAAGTGACTGTAATGCATGTTAAAAAGTGCCCACTATTAGCAAAGCtgctaaaaataataatcgatataGTAAAATAGCATATTTTATAGacagtaaataaaattcatgtaCGAAACTTGTTTGATACTCTCTGCGAATTAAACCACATGTTCCatcaacaaatttcaatatttcacaatCCAAGCTATTTTGTATGTTTctgcgaaattttcattgttgttaaaattaaaactgttGGTAATTAGCTACATTTACTCCAATTCGGCTCTGCTTACTCATTTTCAGAAGTGTAACGAAGTAGGAAGGTATGAACCATTGTCAAACAGCTTTTTCCGCATCCACAAGTGGCTCGCTCACATCATTTCCTGGATTCCCTATGACAGCAGTgctacaaaatatttatacaatataagtttattattgaattgaaaaattagggTGAGACAagtaaattgattttattatatatctaGAAATAATGAatcttaatttctttttaaatataataccACCATttaaatgtaagaaaaatggCTAAACTGTTAAACATTTGCATGCAGTTTAAGAATAAATGTTATTACCAGTGCATGGgtactgaaaaatattcaattctttGCACGAACTGATAACATGAAATAAGTCACACAGATATGTTTCCCAATATGtaagtaaaataaacaatCTTGCATAAAAGTTTAATTATCATACCTAACTACCAAGAGCCATAATACCatatctacaaaaaaaaacaaaaaaatatcggatCGTTAATCACACTTCAAATAATGTAAATGATTAGTACAGACttgatataaaaagaaaactttacCCAGTGCCAAGGGCCAGAATAGTAGCTTCTTCTACCAAACTCATTTCATCAAAGTTGTACCTATAGTCAATTGAATATTTGcttttggatttttatttgaaattatcaaGAGAAATCACAATTAATTATAACAAGTAATTGCAAGCACAGATGTTACCAAAATAGTACAATTACCGTTGCAAGTTTAAATTCGTTACTTTTTGTTAGATGAAAATCAATACAAGATATTAAGGACTGGAAGCAAATTCAGTTTGTTAGTCATCCACTCAtgaactatacatataataattctAACTTGCATGAACAATTACTATGCACATcaaaacatcaatttttatgaaatattcttgaaagTAACAAATACAAAGTGCGAGGCTATAATCATCCAAATAACTAATCAAATTTCTATACTAAtccttaattttttgattaacagttaatttaaaataaatattgtaatgacaaagaaattaagaaaaaagtatacaATATGTCAAAGAGGCTTTGCTCGCTCATTTGACGCATACAAAGAATAATATTAACCGAGAAGAGTCCAAGcaaaatttattgcaataaacataatgtgtatgtatgtgtgtacacTATGaacatatacataaatttatacacacaccAATTGTTATTATATGGACTATCTATAagtaataaacaaaatttttgtttaatcagcttataacaaaatagtaaACTAGGAATGTTCTCTTTTATCACATGATCTtatcaaataataattgcaaTGGTACAGTCGTTATAAGGATTACGCAAAAATGTTCTacttatttacaattattaaatGTCGCATTAGAATAAAGTTTCAGCTTGATTCAAAGGTATCTTGTCAactgtttgttttcttttttcattttactacTGCTTGCTCAGTTTTCTTATCATCTGAccttaaaatataataaatgtcTTATTTAATAAAGTTCACATTCCAGAGTAtcaaaaacaaattgattgtaaaaaatgtactATAGGAGTAACTATAGAAATTTTAGCAGTACATTCTGCTTgcataaaataagaaataatctactaaaagaaaaattgtcattCTAAAACTCAAATACAGCACATATTATAAGCAAAATATACTAAATTACTTATAGTGTCAAGTTTTTCATATAGTTTATGAATTAACAATGCGAAGTAATGCTTCTGCTTTGTTTCATCTCAAAGTATGAACATGGATATCAATGGCAATGGGTATAATGAAGAATGATTGAAGCAAAGAAGGTCTGTGATTGACACTAAAGAATTTGCTTCTTTTGATGGCGAAAACCCATTCAATACTTCATAGAGAGAAATAAATTGCGCTTGTCTGGTACAACCTATAATTAACATAGGGTTGCGCTGTTACTGTGCATACTAATTTGTAATTGCTAATGTGTCatcgcaaaaaaataataaagtggTACAGTAATTGAAACCACCAAAAAgcacttgaaaataaaatttttttgattttttgagaTTTCGTTGCCTTGCCATTCAAAAGCACAAAAATCTTCTAACAGTAATATTGTCAAATCCACATGCCTGTGTTGAATCTCTTCTtttgtgaaacaaaaatttcagcaaaCCATTTGTAAAATACTTATTTAAACGTCAGGCAAGTACATTTGTATGGGAATTACCAAACACATTACACTAAGTGtctgattaaatttaaattataaattttgtgaTGTCAAGTTATAACAGAATCTAAAGCTATTCAAAATCAAGTTCTTATGTCCATATTGATaccttgaaataaaaatggcaAACATTACAACAAGGCTACACTGTTCTTCATAAcatgttcgtttttttcttctaaggAATACATGTCAAATGCAACTAGTATAACATTAGCAtgagtaaaagtaaaaatatgcGTATCCTGTTGCACCTGAATATCTTCATTTGCTGGTTCAACATGAgtatagatattttttcacattttcaccAATGTAGGCTTTCAACTAAACAATACACAACTTTACTGATGTCATGCTTTCCGGGGATTGGAATATATTTGTGATATCCAATTTTCGGTTCGACGATCGACTGGATTCCTTAATTTTAAAGAATCGTAACATTTCCTACCTACACTCTAATCGGTCTAACTAAATACCATGATTTTATACCATCCGTAAAATACCTGAACGAGAGCCAGATAGTGGTGGGGAGTCGAGTTCAGCCTCATCCCCCCACCGTTGTGGTTCGCCGAGTAAAGTGTGGGTATCTTCATCGCATAGCCGTTCAGGGAAGGTAACCCCGTCTCCAAAGCTGTAACCCATACCCACATTTCGAGGCCTGATATCACCTCATTATCATCCATCATCTGGTATAACTAATGCTCGTGTAATGATATTACTGTATTATAAAGACAGGGATTACATGAATAAACACGTCAATATCTATATTGACTATTGAAGTTTCTCCACTAGGAATTTTTTCTAACAGTTTTAACAGTTTTTACAGGGACTTATAATCAGTAGTATAGAAAGATTCCAGATATTCGAGAATGGTTAAAAATTCCTATTGATGTAATGTAAAGTACTTTGTAATGGAGTTTACTTTGAAAACTTTCAATGGAAAGAAGCAATCGGTACATTACCCGATGACTTCAGGTGCTTTGGAACTACAAAAACTAAAGgcaaatcatttttgttttgatgGTTAAATAATCATAATTGATACCAGACAAAAGTTccatatgtgtatacatagaATCTCATCAAATTCTTTAATACTGtcatattttatactttttaaaaCACAGTTGTTGATGTTGCATATTTTTCACAGGACTGTCGTTATATTTTAACAGTTGTCTTAAAAATGTATTATGATTGTCATTATTGTACACTGACCGTATAACTcttttactgaaaaattacaagtatTTGCGAATTCACCATGAAATTAGGTATGCGTACTCGGTTGAATTGAAAGGTCTTTGTTgctgtttgaataatttagttttccattattctttagcgtgaaaatattacaattttatccgctattaaaattttatgaattaaTCACTCTACGAGCCAGATGCACAATACCTTGCAACATTGTCACGTAATGTAACACACAGCATAGCTGAGAAACATTggcaaattataaattaaaccAGTAACGAATTGGAGTCttattcttacaattagatttaTTATAGATGACTGATAATGATTTGAGTCAGAATTgagatatgtatataaaaatgatcagccattttcaataattatattagcgaacctttataaaaattacgataatataattttgtgTTGTTAATCAGAAACAATATATCGGGATTCGCAAGACCCTGCAACATTTCCCCCTAACTTACGTTTTTAGATTATGCAATACGAGATATTTGCTGCAGATGCTGCGGGACGTAATTTACTGATTGATAGATATTTGATTCCACAGctttccaaaaaaattataaatgcctacaataattttccaatttttacacTAACGACGAGTTCGTGGGCTTTTTAAAACCAGTATAACATAGAGTCAAATAAACACTTCAAATATAaggttaaatattttttgacagtCAGTCACATATCagaattaaataatataaactGTTACCTGTCAAAGATTTCTTTACACTATCagaatcaataatttacagctgaacatttttttctggaAATACAGTTTCCCTACTTAAGTGTTTTATTAACTATTCGATTGATTAAGAACTTCCGAATTAACGTAAAtccttttttctcaaatattatacttatttCTCTTTATCATAATACTAGTGccaagatgaaaataatgaaataattactgATGCAAAGTACAGTGCAGCGAATAATGAGACAATCAGCAATAATAAGCAAGCAATGTACACTAACATGCTctgacagattttttaataGTCTTGTATTGCACGAAAGTAAATTTAGTAGCAGGTAAATGATCTTACGAGATGGATACCTTCAATACCTGAAgaatttatctatttatatgtgtatgtgtgtgtctCTATAGAGAAAGCAAGGAATATAACATATCACTCAACTTTGCTGGACGAattattgcagaaaaaaatcatcagaACAAATTAAAATCATACTACTTAAAAAATCTGCCAGAAAACtaatttcgaaacaaaacaGACATGCGTATACTAGAACATTTAACTACAGTAAGGTATTGTCATTACTTTGGAACTTGATGGATCATATTGTAATAGGTATCTGGGTATTAAAATGAATCATACAAATTCCACACTTATCAGTGATATCATAATGATCGAAGCAATCATTCATAAGACGATTTTGTGcgaggaaaattttcttcattctagCACTTGTTCGTATTCAAAACTTAAAATTGTGTATCGGTCACCAGGCTGTTAGGTAACACAGctgcacaaaaaaaaacagtgcaTTGTGTCACAAGTAGAACCACCATACCTATAAGTTTTTGGAAatgctgattacgaatccaATGTCAGAATTGCTCCATCACCCACAGATTTTAAGTACTCCTGCCTGATACATGCAAGATTTTTCCATGCGCAAGTTACGAGTTGAACACTGCATATATTACTTAAAATCTGAGGGTGATAGAGTAATTTTTAATCCGAATTCGGATTCAGCATGTCCAATAACATATTATAGGTATGGTGGTCTAGTCCGTCGGATAAGatacttctttttttgtgTGGTTGCGTAATCATTTGCGATATTAGGTAACTAATGCCTAATCACAGGTTTCATATTGAGATTCAAAATCTGaaccaatatttttacttAAACTTTTAACTAGTATCAGGTGGAATTTGCGGTTCATCGATGATACACGTAATTTCTAAACAATTATTAAGTTTATCTGGTTCTCCATCAGAGTTACATAATAACGGTTCCTGGAAATCCGATGCAGGTGAACTAATATTCAGTAGTGCTGACCTGTTCTGAGTACTGCCCATGGAGTTGTAAGTGTTTGAGCCAACCTGATGCTGCGACCGTACAGGGTAGACATTGCCATCCCCAAGACTAGAACATACCCGTTCCAACCCcccaattttaaaatcaaaatccTCTATTCTATTTAATATCTAATGCATGTACAATATTTGCTGATGAGGTACGTCAATCAGGTTCAATTACCATTCACTATGATAATTCAAATATCAACTTTGACCAATTCATATGCTcttcttcaattattttaagaatttttcaaatgccACCATCATACTACttctttaatttaattattcatgtCCTCTATCTATTTTCACACATACATTAGTTTCAATAGCATTTTGAACCTCTATCACTTTTGAATTAATGACAATTCAGTCATTGATTCAAATCATTTGCCCTTCCTATAACTAAAGAAACATCTAAAACTGTTTGatcgaaattaataacatttaACCGGTATAGTATCACCGACGACACGAGAAATATTTCTACATTTCCAAGCTGCAACCACACCTGTATTGATACACCATACAATAAAAACATATCAACAACTATCACAATATTGAAacagatatttttatacaagcAATCAAACTTATAACTAAGCCCCCAGTGttgatcaattattcaaatcaacCTTATCATTGTATCCATTGAACGGGCGAGATGAAACTGTTTTAGAAACGGATCACTGGTATAATTGGCCATTGTTTGAATTATTAGAACATACAATGGTGTGCAGTTAATACAATAAGAATCTTAAAGAAGAATTACATGTAGAATAAATGGTTTGCATTCCCGCACACTGGACTTCCAAGCTATAATTTTcaagacaaaaaattaaactacaTGTAGAGAAATGTTAAATTTGGACTTATTATTTACCCTCTCTCCCATTGTCAAATCATTGCAAGTATAGCAATTGTAGTAAATGTGACAATTCTAATTGTCAGATCTATATTCCAAGTTCTTATGTCTACTAGATTTGATTTAACTGAATAATTTAACAGTGGTACTTCAGGTGCCAGTACACACATATAGTAGTGAATCCAAAAATATCTTTTGCTCCACAGACATGCAGAATTGAATGCTGTCTCAAGATTCTTGAAATTTGAGAAAGATATACATTCTTTTTCATTAGGCAACACACAATATATCTATCAATAATACAACTTCGTATACATCAAAGTGCCCAGTGCTATATGCGCCATAGTAACGAATGAAAACTGTGACTTTTGCATacaatttccaataaaaaccCGTTGATGCTCAAacattttaaatattgtatatttctCAACGCTAATATAAACTTTTGCGTGTCTATTGATAACGATCACACCCGAAATAAATCCTGAAGCATCGCATACAAAATGTTTGATTGATAATCAGACGTAAAATTATCtcgtaaattcaatttcagtaTAATCGGCCTCATTTCAATATCATTAAATGCTGGCATAATTAATTTTAGATGGCAAAGGTATGAGGAAGAAAACTTTTTAGCTTCAAGAAACCGAAAGGCTGAAAATAACTGAATATTATGAACACTCTCTGTAATAGTAAAATTCTAACATCACTAATACTGTCTTAGACAATCAGAAACTTTTCTTCGCAGGCATTAATCTACTTAAGTAAATAAGCTATGCCAAAGAGTAACTGTTATGAATTACCAGATGAAAGTTATGTTAAAACATACTTCTGAAATTAGATACTAATTAATTTCCTGAAACACTGAACATTATAAAATAACCGGACTGATGATGAGAAGAAGTAATGCACCTAAAATAcatttatcaaaaatcaacTAAACAAATTCAACCAGGTTCCCAGGAAATTATATTCATCGCCGCTTAGGAGATAGATTCTCTTAGTGATAGAGCTTAGAGATAgttggaaataaaaacagcaaacaatttttcgataaaaagtGCGACCTAAGTAAATAACAAGATTTTTGGGAGTAATTTACTCAGCTATTTTGAAGTCAACTTTTAATCTGATTGAGATCCGTTTTCTCAAAAACTGAAGAGTATCATAGCATTACTCGattgaaaatagagaaatcaAGCAATCAGTGTTGTAACTTAAAAACataagaaattgaaactgaCAGTGGCACTTGATATTGCACAGCTACAAAGTGAGGAAACTAGAACAAAATAATGTGggtcaaaattttcgtccacaAGGCTTGCAAGTTCATCATGTCTTGGtacctatatttatatttttatatagtCAACAGTATAAATACTTCTGAAATTTAATAAGTGCATGTGCATGTGCTAAATACATAACGaacaaagttttgaaaaatagggAAACATCGAGCGAATCATCATCGAATGTACAATATATGGAATATGATGTAaatataggaaaaaaattaaaaagtattGGGAaccatgtacatacatatataggaTAAGATTGCTGGATACCAGAATGTTTTTGAATACGACCAAGGTTTCCGAAGTATATACGCCAAAGATAAAATGTAGCAAACCTGTTGTAAATATTCTGATTTTGTCTCATGTTTATTCTGATTAATGAAATCTGTATTATGTAAACTAAAAACTATTGTTAAATTACCCTATCACTTGACTGATTTGTAAATCGATAGCTTTTCGACTTGTGACTTTCATTGATACTCAGCATTCTATCCCATAATATAAGCGGAATAATAATGAGTAGTAAagatgaagtaaaaaaaaatgaaaggacataaatgaaaaatgtttgatacTCACAGCTAAGCAAGTGAATTGAGCTTTTGTGGTGTATTTTGTAGTCGATGAAAACATaaattacatatgtatataaattggTATTGCGCAACTGGCTCAAAGattatcataaaaaaaagactTCTAATTACTTTTTGAACTGATTAAATGTCAGTAAGGACATTCGTCAGATACAGATTAAATTATGTTCTTATTTTCACCTAAATTTACGCACTATTATTcagtcaattttattttaaacttaTTTTCTGCCTCAGTAAAAAAAGTAATGATGAGAGTAGCTTACCTAGTAAAAACAGGAAGGAACCAGAGCCGCGAATTATCGCCAAATACTTCTTGGAAATTATTGTATCTTCCAAGACTAAAGCCATCTTTGTCTTTTCCAGTTCGAAACATAGGCGGTCTGAATGCTTCTGTAACATCACGTTAACCAAAATGAAGTCatagagaaattaaaaaaattagcaactAAAATCACAAAATGCCGAATTTGAGACCACTCAACTTCTTCAATTGTGATAATCTATGTTACATTATAATAGCTTCCGAATGTGCTATTTGAATTCTGAGTTTCTATCAAAGGACTCAATTATtctttaaaataaaacaattaaatCTCTTTTATTGCTTACCCAGTGTTGATCTGTTATGCAGAATGAGGTAGCAATGATagaagaaaagagaggtgAGACTAACTGCAAACATCAGCGCAACACAGAACAAGAAGAGCAAATGGAACTTTCCCACTCCGTCCAACTGACCctgcgaaattattattttaaatgtCTACGTTCATAGCCTATACAAGATGTAATCGAGCTactatttaattatatatattttcctaTCTTGCTACGTGCATATATGATCATAGAAATAAATGTTTACAGAGGCACTGTTCAACTTGGAAGAAGTATCTCCTTTTATCACTTCTGAAATCAATCCTAATGATTCACAAGTTTATGTCATGTTGCTCTTGCAATTTTTGTACTTGATTGCTTTGAAAGTAACTGaacattgtaaaataaattatatatttataacagtGAAGTGTTTGTCCTCATCCTGGTCCTCACAATGGTTATTTAAGAAAAGacatgtgaataaaaaaatctgatcgGTTGAAATCTGACTGGTACTAAAATTTTGTAAAGCTTACAACTATACACAACCAAGTTACCGAATGTAACAAGAACCTAGGCTACTTGAACATGTTAaggtgttgaaaaatattgaaggtaAAATAAATACCATAATGAAGATGtttataaaacaaagaaaattacTGCATCTAACCTTCCAGAACTTGACAAAATATTCCAAAGAAGTGCCAGCAATAAACATGCAGTAAAGAAGAGCGTAAGCCAGGAACAACATGAAAAACTTGTAATTATGGAAGCCCACGCAGTTGTTCACCCACGGACAGTGATGGTCCATTTTTAGGACACACGTTCCACATACGCTGCAATGGTGGGCCCGGTCTGGTTTTATTAATTGACACTTCTCGCAGAAGCGGATTGCTGTAATTATGtcatttaatattttcatcacttcaaaaaagaagaagatagtatacatatatagtcaTTCACATTCTGAATGAAATCAACTAACtcattcatgaaaatttaacatAGAAGAAATAGatcattgttatttttcatatttagcattgatattttttttatacacgtacaATATACTTGCAttatgagtaaaaaaaaaaaaaaaaaaaattaaaaaataaaatgaaacatacaaataaatatattacggTGAATGTTTATAGCATTGactaattataattcaaaatatttctaaaatgATTTACAAATTAATTGAACAGAGTAGATTCTTTGCTGCTCACCTCCTTTGATCGTGCGATTAGTAATAGGAAGATCTTGAGCAAATTGTTCTAAAATTTGCCTTTGAGCTTCTTCACTTACAGGTTGCTGAAGTTTTTCCATTTCCGCAGGAGGTATTCGAAACTATAATGTTTCAATGGGAATTAcattttaatcattttgatgAAAGAGTATTTGAAATGActgtaagaaaatgaaaattaatacttCTATGATTCAAACCATTTGGTAGGGATCTATTCACAGCACATTATGATAAATTTAGTATCAATGTAAACAAACTTCTGAGGAAATCATAAATTCGCTGCAATATTACAATAACAGAAAATCAGTTACGTATGTCTGTGGTTTGAATATTGGCATACCAGATCTGCTGAAACCATGTTATACAAAAGAGAGTCAGGAAAACTCCTATAGCGTGACAACTAGAGCTAAATTTAGTGTCACATTTAATCACACAATCTGTGCACCTCCAAGTAAATATTTATGCAATAATTCGCCATCAGCTTATAAACAGTACTGTTAACATGTAATTAAACCTTCCTCCTGCTTTATAGTCAGATCCGAAACAACAATTAAGAAACTAACTTCAGAAATGTTTAGGAATTGAGAAAACATTCGAACGCTTTGTAAACTAGGCGGTCCAATGATTATTTTGTGAACTACAACACATATCAGTAGGCACATGATGAATATACTTGGTTTATTGACAAATTTTCTGACTAGCATATGCTGCAACTTACGATTAATGACTAACAGAAAAACAATCCAATATTACCTTGTCCGGCACTCTTCCAAGATCCGTGAAAACTGTTTGCCAGTACGACCAAAGGAATAGTAGAAACAAgatgtggaagaaaaataggTAAAAGGCTGTAAATATGAAACGACAAGAGTATTATTTAAAAGGAAAACATAA includes:
- the LOC124180804 gene encoding palmitoyltransferase ZDHHC2-like isoform X8 encodes the protein MGKPNGPCWWCLKAVKWIPVVFILTVVFWSYYAYVVQLCYYAIESYVQKAFYLFFFHILFLLFLWSYWQTVFTDLGRVPDKFRIPPAEMEKLQQPVSEEAQRQILEQFAQDLPITNRTIKGAIRFCEKCQLIKPDRAHHCSVCGTCVLKMDHHCPWVNNCVGFHNYKFFMLFLAYALLYCMFIAGTSLEYFVKFWKGQLDGVGKFHLLFLFCVALMFAVSLTSLFFYHCYLILHNRSTLEAFRPPMFRTGKDKDGFSLGRYNNFQEVFGDNSRLWFLPVFTSLGDGNVYPVRSQHQVGSNTYNSMGSTQNRSDDKKTEQAVVK
- the LOC124180804 gene encoding palmitoyltransferase ZDHHC15B-like isoform X2 — translated: MGKPNGPCWWCLKAVKWIPVVFILTVVFWSYYAYVVQLCYYAIESYVQKAFYLFFFHILFLLFLWSYWQTVFTDLGRVPDKFRIPPAEMEKLQQPVSEEAQRQILEQFAQDLPITNRTIKGAIRFCEKCQLIKPDRAHHCSVCGTCVLKMDHHCPWVNNCVGFHNYKFFMLFLAYALLYCMFIAGTSLEYFVKFWKGQLDGVGKFHLLFLFCVALMFAVSLTSLFFYHCYLILHNRSTLEAFRPPMFRTGKDKDGFSLGRYNNFQEVFGDNSRLWFLPVFTSLGDGNVYPVRSQHQVGSNTYNSMGSTQNSFGDGVTFPERLCDEDTHTLLGEPQRWGDEAELDSPPLSGSRSGQMIRKLSKQ